DNA sequence from the Carnobacterium funditum DSM 5970 genome:
AGAGTTGAAAAATCAAGTTTTTCTCCACGATTAGCAATTGCACGACAATTAGAATAGTTAGGATCAGCTCTGTTTAATTCTCTAAATTCATCTAAAACAGTTCTTTTAGGATCTTCTAAAGATGGTACTCCTCCAAATAAATCCCATACACATTCATAATGTTCTTCCATTTCTCTTCCGCCACGGGCAACATATCCATCCTCTGCATTTCCAGAACCGTCTAAAGCACCACCTAAAATACTATCTTGTTCTATAATAGTAATGTTTTTACCATCCATATGACCATCACGGATTAAGTATTCAGCAGCAGCTAATGAAGCGATACCTCCACCAATTAAATAGGCTTTTTTATTTTCAATTCCTTCTGGTTTTAATGTGTTCATTCTTTCATAATTTCCCATAATCCATTTGTCCTCCTTTTATTTGATAAGTTGAATCTACTTAAATAATAGGACTTTAAAACGATAGAGTAAATTATCAAAAAAGGTCAATTGTGAAGAAATGCAACAAAGTAGTTAATTTGTGTAGGGTTTTGATAAATGATTAAAACCTGAATAATTCGTATATTTGTTGAGAGCTATCCTGCTTAATGGTCCCCCTAGGAGGAGTCGGTCTAAAAATTCATCGACAAAAGCTTTACCGCAATTCATTATGAGGAAATAATAGTGAAATGTGTCATTTAGAAAAAATAGTCGAACATCCTTTATTTGGAAAACTTTTTTCAATAAAAACAGTATCATGCAGAACTATAAATTATTCAGGTAAGCTTAGTTCATTAAAACGAGATTAGTTTATCTATCCTAAAATAATTTTTTTGAGTAATCGCATGAATATAGCCATCAATGCTAAGAGAGGTAACAACGGGTTGGTTTGATTTACGCCTGTATTCAGGATTGTATTCTTCAGGTAAGTACCCATCAGGTACAGTAAATACAATGCTTTTTTCTTCACCTGATTTCAAAGAGAGTCTTTTATTCTTATCGTCCGTTAAAAGATAAAAAGGATTGTTAGATTTTGTGGTATCTTCTGAAATAAAAGCTAATAGAAAAGTAGCATTGGTAATATCCGTCTTCGAAAGATTTGTAACAGTCATTTCCATGGAGGAAGAATTATTGTTACTAAAACTATAGTGTATAGGCTCAACTTTAAGGAGATCTTTTACTTCATCTATAGAGACAGGAGTACTGTCTAAATTTGCGTCTATCGAGCTTGCATTCATAGAACTGTCCTGATTGTCTGTTTGTGGACTACAACCACTAAGTATGGTGAAGCTGAAGATAAAAAATAAAATCAATAATTTTGTTTTTTTCATTGTGGTATGTCCTCCTTTTATTAACTAATACTATCCATTAATCCATATACTATCACATTTTTTTGGGTATAATCACTAACAAGTACGTAAGTCATTACTATTATAATCCGTATTGAAATAACTTAAATGGAAATGAATCAAGTCTATAATTACCCCTATCATTCCTATTCCTAAAGAAATTACTGTATTAATATTCATTCAAGAACAAAGAGTAACTAATTACCTTGACGATGCATATGTATAGGTGTTTTCACGAAAAGATGGTTCTCCATTGTAGTGATGGAACATTAGAGTTAAATTAGATAAGAATAGCGGTAGTATTCTTATCGCTATGCTATTTCTAGTCATAATAAAGAGAATTAAGGATGTTTAATTCTCTAAATATCGATATAAAGTTGTTTTGCTAATACCAGTTTTATCTCTTATTTCAGCCAGACTATATTTTTTACTGTCATACATGATAATTGCTCGTTGTACATTTTCGTCAGGTTTTCTTGGTCGTCCGGTAGTGACGCCTTTTTGCTGTGCTTTACATAATCCTTTTTTTGTATTTTCGCTGATGACATCGCTTTGGAATTCGACAAGGTGCTTCACGATATGACTAAATGGGTATCCACTTCCATCACTTGTATCAAGTTCTTCTTTAATCGATTTGATGTAAGCTCCTTTTTCTTCAATCAACTCCAGTAATTCTACTAAATGATGTGTTGAATCGGCCAGTGAGAAAAGTTTTGCGATTACTACTTTATCCCCTTTTTTGAGGCTATCAAGCATATTTTTTAAATATTTTCTATTCTTTGCTGATGAGTATTCCTCTGCGAAGATTTCTACACAATTCGATTTTCTTAATTCTATTAATTGACTATCACAAGTTTGATCGTCATGATATGGCCTCATATATCCGATTAACATATAGACTCTCCTAACTATAAAAGAAATTTTTCTTTATCATAGCATAAAGTTTGTTTGTTTAGTACCAAAAAGGTTCCATTTTGGGGCTGGAAATGATAAACTGTTTTTATTATAAATCGATCCTGGCTTTTATAATAGTTAAAAGCCAAAAAATTCATATAGATGAGGTGTAGAATAAATTGGTAGAAAAAATAAAAAGAGAATGGTTTTCAAATGTAAGGGGAGACATCCTTGCCGGAATTGTTGTAGCATTAGCATTAATTCCTGAATCAATTGCGTTCTCTATCATTGCAGGAGTCGATCCCATGGTGGGATTGTATGCTTCATTCTGTATCGCTGTGACTATTGCCTTTGTAGGTGGACGTCCAGGGATGATTTCAGGTTCAACCGGTGCGATGTCATTGCTAATAATTCCGTTAGTTAAGGAACAGGGTTTAAATTATTTATTAGCAGCGACGGTCTTAACCGGTGTGATTCAGATGCTCTTCGGTATATTCAAGGTCGCAAAACTCATGAAATTCATTCCGAGAGCTGTAATGATTGGTTTTGTAAATGCGTTAGCCATATTAATTTTCATGGCTCAAGTACCTCATTTTATCGGTGTTTCCAATATGACCTATATTTTCGTTGCAATCACTTTGGCTATTGTTTATATACTTCCTAGATTCGTTAAAGCTGTCCCATCTCCATTGGTTGCAATTGTCGCTCTGACAGCAGTTGCCATTTATACAAACTTTGATTTAAGGACGGTAGGTGATTTAGGAGTAATCACTAAAGCATTGCCAAACTTTTTAATTCCAAATGTTCCTTTTACGTTTGAAACTTTAGCAATTGTATTTCCTTATTCGTTGGCATTAGCGATTGTTGGTTTGCTGGAATCTTTACTGACAGCTTCCATCGTGGATGATATGACGAGTACAGAAAGCAATAAAAATAAGGAATCCAGAGGTCAAGGTATTGCCAATATCATTACTGGTTTCTTTGGCGGAATGGCAGGATGTGCAATGATTGGCCAATCTGTCATAAACGTGAAATCAGGTGGACGTGGCCGATTGTCTACCCTGATTGCAGGACTGTTTTTGATATTCTTAATTATTGTGTTAGGTGATTTGGTCGTACAAATCCCAATGTCTGTTCTTGTAGGAATTATGATTATGGTGTCAATTGGTACGTTTGAATGGTCTTCATTCACATATATACTAAAAGCACCAAAAAACGATGTTGCTGTAATGTTAGTTACTGTTATTATAGTTGTAGTCACGCATGACCTATCAAAAGGAGTGATTGCGGGGGTCATCTTAAGCGCCATCTTCTTTGTGTCCAAAATATCAAAGATTGAAGTGAAAAAACGCGAAGAAAAAACAAAAATGATTTTTGAAGTGGAAGGCCAATTGTTTTTTGCTTCAGTTGAAGAGTTTGTAAGATCATTTGATTTCAGCGTTGAAAATAAAGACATCACTATCAACTTTTTAAATGCACATATTTGGGATGATTCGGCTGTAGGTGCCGTGGATAAAGTGGTTATTAAATACCGTGAAAAAAATAATGCTGTGACCATCATAGGACTGGATTCATCGAGTAAGACAATCGTGGATCAACTAGCTATATACAATAATGTGAGTTCAAAATCGATGTCACATTAAACTAATTCTGGAGGCGAAAAAAATGTACAGAAAAATATTATTGGCTGTAGATGGATCAGAAAATTCTTTACGAGCAGCGAAAGAAGCGATAAAAATTGCTTCGTTAAATACAGCAAGTAAAATTGAAATTTTGTATGTCATTGCTTACTCAAAAACTAAAAATGAAGTCTTGCATTCACATGGAAAAGAAGAATTGGAATTTTCGCGACGCAAGAAAATTTCTCCTATAGAGGAACAAGTGAAATCTGAAAATGTACCTTATGAAATTAAAATATTACATGGAGAACCTGGGCCGACAATTATAGAGTACGCAAATAAGGAACAGTTTGATATAGTGGTTATAGGTAGTCGTGGTCTGAATAGCTTACAGGAAATGGTGTTAGGAAGCGTAAGCCATAAAGTGTTGAAAAGAGTGGATTGTCCAGTTCTTATAGTGAAATAAAAGAAAAGGAATGAAAAGACAATAAATTACTATTTAGCTTTTTAGAGTACGTTTTAGAATGAAATACGGCTATGTAAAATGGCTGAGACTTTTGTCCAAGCCAATTTACGTATGTAGTGTTATTATTGGAAAATAAGAGGTTAGATGGATACATTAGTCAAAAGTATTTTCAAGCCACCAAGTAGGATAGATTAAATATATTGAAGGTATGTGTTTTGTTGCCATTTCTGTCCTTTACTAGTAGAATCAGAAAAAAATTTCTCTAAAAAATTCTTCAGCTGGCGATTTATTAGGTAATGACGTTTTAGAGCATATCATAGTTACAGAAGAGGATGCTTATTCTTTTAGAGAATTTAAATAGAAAAGACTTGAATTTCTATTTTGTACCATTCATTTGAAAGCTAGGTGTTCTAGCTTTCAAATGAATGGTTTTTTATTTAGAACGTTACACTATGGTTGAGTTAAGAAAACAAGGGTCTAAAGTGAATGGGAAATAGATAAGAAGTTATTTAAAAAACTAACATTATACAAAAAGCAGAAAGATATAGCACAAATAAAAGAAGCTATAATAAGTAAAGTTGCTAGTAAAAAACTTGCATAAAAGTTAAAATTAAATATAAAAGTCAATTTCGCAAGAACAAAGGAAATAAAGTTAAGTCCATTGTTTAGCTTGATGTGACTATTAAAAAGACTTATTAGTTTATTTAAAGGAGAGGGTATACATTATTGATACATTTGTTTCGTTTCATCCAATTTTACAGGCCTTAATAGCTGGTCTATTTACTTGGGGCTGTACAATTTTAGGTTCCGCATTTGTGTTTCTTTTTAAAACTGTTAATCGTCAGTTTTTAGATGTGATGAATGGTTTTGCAGCAGGGGTTATGATTGCTGCATCTTTTTGGTCATTATTAGCTCCATCTATTTCTTTTGCAGAACAGAATGATTATGGTTCTTGGTCTTGGTTTCCTGCTGCAACAGGATTTCTATTTGGTGGACTATTCTTAAGATTAATCGATGTAGTCATTCCTCACTTACATTTAAACGAGCCCATAGAGAACCGCGAAGGGCCTAATGTCAAAGTTTCAAAAAACTTGCTTTTATTTCTTGCCATTACAATCCACAATATACCTGAAGGATTGTCTGTTGGTGTAGCTTTTGGAGCTGCAGCAGTTAGTGCAGCAAATGGAGATGCTTTTATGAGTGCTGTCGGCCTCGCGTTAGGAATTGGAATTCAAAATATTCCTGAAGGCTCTGCTTTATCTATGCCCATCCGAGCAGCTGGAAGCACTCGCTGGAGAGCCTTTAATATTGGACAGTTATCTGCTATCGTGGAACCGATAGCTGCAGTAATTGGCGCTATCACGGTTATTTCAATCACGGCTCTTTTACCTTATGCTCTTTCTTTTGCTGCAGGAGCTATGATATTTGTTACGGTAGAAGAATTAATCCCTGAATCTCAAACAAATGGGTATAAAGATAGTGCTACTCTTGCTTTAATGGTTGGCTTTGTTATTATGATGACTTTAGATGTGGCTTTAGGATAAATAAGAGTGAAGTCATTGGAAATATAAAACAGTATGCTATTTTTGATTCAATCTCAAAAGTTAGTTTTTCTAACTTTTGAGGTGTAGTACATAAGCAAAAAAAACGGAGGTCTTTTCATTTCCTGATTAACCCTTTTCACTTTCTATCCCTTATTATCTATGATAGGGTAAATTGGTATATAAAACACATAAGCTATTTTCTGAGTGAATATCAGCTGCTTTTTTTGAACATTAAGTTCGTTGTTTTCTCTCTAAGTAGGTTAGAAATGGAGGATTTTTTAATGAAAGTTATAGTTGTCGGTTCGTCTCATGCAGGCTATGAAGCTGTCCAAACATTATTAAAAGAACTACCTGAAGGAGAAATTCATCTTTACGAAAAAGGGTCTACGGTCTCTTTCTTGTCTTGTGGTATTCAATCTTACTTAGAAGAAGTTTCGAATTCATTGGATGAATTACATTATGCTAATGAAACTTCTTATACAGAGCAAGGAGTACACGTCCATACGAATAGTGAAGTAACAAATATTGATCCTAAATCGAAAACAATCACCGTAAAAACAACAGAGGGTGAATCAAAAACAACG
Encoded proteins:
- a CDS encoding recombinase family protein, with translation MLIGYMRPYHDDQTCDSQLIELRKSNCVEIFAEEYSSAKNRKYLKNMLDSLKKGDKVVIAKLFSLADSTHHLVELLELIEEKGAYIKSIKEELDTSDGSGYPFSHIVKHLVEFQSDVISENTKKGLCKAQQKGVTTGRPRKPDENVQRAIIMYDSKKYSLAEIRDKTGISKTTLYRYLEN
- a CDS encoding SulP family inorganic anion transporter; amino-acid sequence: MVEKIKREWFSNVRGDILAGIVVALALIPESIAFSIIAGVDPMVGLYASFCIAVTIAFVGGRPGMISGSTGAMSLLIIPLVKEQGLNYLLAATVLTGVIQMLFGIFKVAKLMKFIPRAVMIGFVNALAILIFMAQVPHFIGVSNMTYIFVAITLAIVYILPRFVKAVPSPLVAIVALTAVAIYTNFDLRTVGDLGVITKALPNFLIPNVPFTFETLAIVFPYSLALAIVGLLESLLTASIVDDMTSTESNKNKESRGQGIANIITGFFGGMAGCAMIGQSVINVKSGGRGRLSTLIAGLFLIFLIIVLGDLVVQIPMSVLVGIMIMVSIGTFEWSSFTYILKAPKNDVAVMLVTVIIVVVTHDLSKGVIAGVILSAIFFVSKISKIEVKKREEKTKMIFEVEGQLFFASVEEFVRSFDFSVENKDITINFLNAHIWDDSAVGAVDKVVIKYREKNNAVTIIGLDSSSKTIVDQLAIYNNVSSKSMSH
- a CDS encoding universal stress protein encodes the protein MYRKILLAVDGSENSLRAAKEAIKIASLNTASKIEILYVIAYSKTKNEVLHSHGKEELEFSRRKKISPIEEQVKSENVPYEIKILHGEPGPTIIEYANKEQFDIVVIGSRGLNSLQEMVLGSVSHKVLKRVDCPVLIVK
- a CDS encoding ZIP family metal transporter, with the translated sequence MDTFVSFHPILQALIAGLFTWGCTILGSAFVFLFKTVNRQFLDVMNGFAAGVMIAASFWSLLAPSISFAEQNDYGSWSWFPAATGFLFGGLFLRLIDVVIPHLHLNEPIENREGPNVKVSKNLLLFLAITIHNIPEGLSVGVAFGAAAVSAANGDAFMSAVGLALGIGIQNIPEGSALSMPIRAAGSTRWRAFNIGQLSAIVEPIAAVIGAITVISITALLPYALSFAAGAMIFVTVEELIPESQTNGYKDSATLALMVGFVIMMTLDVALG